The following DNA comes from Capsicum annuum cultivar UCD-10X-F1 chromosome 7, UCD10Xv1.1, whole genome shotgun sequence.
TTTGTACAACTTCATTAATAAATGTATTAGACTATGACACATATTTATAGACCATGACTAGCACAtatttcaaaaaggattatttaattaataaaataataagtaattgaatttCATGCAATCGAATGAGCCTAAACAAGttatgtgatcgtatgagagtccacataaattgaaagtgACGATCAAAgatgtgaggtgatgagttgtgATTGAACAACCAATATCCATAGGGCCATGTttaccaaagcacaagtatgttgtaGGAACTCATTTGTTCATTCGTATTCAATCCTCACACATCCTTGATCACCTTTTACAATTTATGTGGACtttcatacgatcacatgacttttTTAAGATCCTTTAAtagcataaaattcaattatttatttcttgagtaactaattatttcctttttttcaaatattctaCTAAGGGCAATAAACCAATACagtatattattgacaaggcttaTAGTCTATGAAATACACTGGATACAATTGATGGACCTGCATTGTTGAATGCATCGATTACGTATATGTTAGAGAATAGATATTGAGATTAGTATATAATAAACCCCATCGACTTTGCATTTAATTTTGTATAAGTCAACATAATCGCGGATAGACCAGATTCGTTTTTCATTTGcgtatatgaattaatttgacatctGACAATTGTCTCATTCATCTTCTAACATGGTAAATTGCaaaaattttaaagaagaaaaaaattgtaaaattataGTGGAGACAAATGAAGGAAACAAGAATTAATTTCTCATTATCAACTAACATTAATTTTTACATCTCACAATTGTTTGATTCATCTTCAAACAGGAGAAATTGCAAAAAATCAAATCAGAAcaaaattgcaaaattaaaatatacacgAATATAGGAAACAAACATATTTCATTAATACTTCATTGCAAAGATGGTGTAGCCATATATACAGCAAAATGAAGAAGCTTTCATCTAACATTCCTAACCATGAAAGCTTCTCCTTGCAACgaacttaaaacaaaaaaaaacaacacaaataaaaaactaatctaAGGGTATGGTGGGGGGTGATCATCTCCTCCGACTCCATGTTGAGCCTCTCTACAATTGCCCATAAAAAATGGGCGATCCGTCGGAGTTTACGGTGGATGTGTTCCCTATCCTATCCTAGACCATAGAACAGCCGATTGAGGTCGTTACGGAGGAGGAGAAGATCGTAGTTACGCTGGACTCTCCTTCTTGGTCTCAATGGACTGCCTGGCATCTTGTCGATTTAATCTAATTTATGAGTTGATGAAGATGAATTTTAGGTATAGTAAATGCATGTTTATATAGAACAAAATAGAATCCTTTGGTCTTCCTACTCATTAGTTGGTAGACGTGTGAATCGGTGAAAATCGAAGAGGTAGCGTATACCCAATTGACGCAATGTGTGAGTGGACGTAAAGCAACTTTTTTTTATGTGTAATAAATGCTCAACTGTTCATCTGTCCCTTTGAATACTTAGGATTTTTAATAGACTTTATATGGGATCGATAATTAACTATGTGTTAAATTAAGAATACAAGAAATATACCTGACACACAATATATGCAATACCTTAAAAGGTCGATAATAGACAAAGAATGAAATCGATAAGGCTGGCATTAATCATACCACTGAAGAGTTGCCAAAATGCATATACTACCATGACttacaaaaacacaaattcatACAAGTCTAACTatgatttgttgttgttacaaGTGGTTCTCTTGAGCTCGGGTCTCTTGCACAGTGAACATTTGTTCCTCCTCTTCGACTTGAAAGTCTCACCCACACCCTTAACacattttattttcttccttctgAGCTTGGTGACCACGAAAGGTGTAATAATGTTCACGTCTAGAAATTCTTCTGGCACGCGCCATTCGGACTCTAAAGGGACAACATTAATTGATTCCGAATACGCAAAGAGGTACTCTTCCACTTTATACACGGGCAAAGAGTAATCATAGACTCTTAAACCATAATCATCACCATGCTTCAATCGCAAAACGGCCATCGCATGATCGCATGGTATTTTGATCAGGTCAAACTTTCTGAAAGAACACGACCTTTCCAGTAGGTCAACTTTAGCCGTACAGCCACTGCCAAACACCGTGAATTGGATTTTGTTCCCACTTACATTCTCCACATAGAAGGAGTCGCCCTCGCTCGTATTATCCCTTAAGATCTTTTCGGTGGCTGGCAAAAATTTGTTATCCTTATATTTGAGGATGTATGCATGCCTCTCCCTGAATATATCACCAAACATCTTAGCAATCGAATTGAATATGGATGCCACGGGGTTCTCTCTTTCGGCAATCAAAATAGCATTCACCAACTCAACAATATTTATGGTCATCACATCAAATCTATTGCCGGGGAAATATGCCCTACTCCATTTCTCAAAACTAAGCTCATGCTCGAGGATAAAAGCTGCCTCAGGATAGTAGTTCTTGAATTCCAAAAAATGATAGCTAAACTCCTCGTGAGAATATGCCTTTGCCGCGTTGTAGAATAGATAGAGGTGTTCTCCGCAGTGGTGATTTACCCAGAGATTTTCACCTAGGTGCCTCATGCAGTATCCGTAATGAGCATGGTTATAAGCCTTCGTGATGTCGTTGGTGATGCTCTTGTGCTTATCGGAGATAAAGCACAAATCTGGTCCATCGACCACAATacactttagcttctcaaaaAAGAACATCCAAGATGCATCATTCTCCTTATCAATGACGTAAAAGGTAATGGGATAAATATAGT
Coding sequences within:
- the LOC107876806 gene encoding uncharacterized protein LOC107876806; the encoded protein is MDSKNHSMELEDPIFSEEAGEECGLGVQINHTLFDKTYFQVSQTFSSKNELKLLPYIAAVRNSFDYATLKSCSKFFKVKCVCPSCAWMLWVKKYELSNRFVIYKYVGDHSCGVEYAMCSHRGFAYMRKVIAVDGTHLYNKYEGVLLSAVAQDTKNYIYPITFYVIDKENDASWMFFFEKLKCIVVDGPDLCFISDKHKSITNDITKAYNHAHYGYCMRHLGENLWVNHHCGEHLYLFYNAAKAYSHEEFSYHFLEFKNYYPEAAFILEHELSFEKWSRAYFPGNRFDVMTINIVELVNAILIAERENPVASIFNSIAKMFGDIFRERHAYILKYKDNKFLPATEKILRDNTSEGDSFYVENVSGNKIQFTVFGSGCTAKVDLLERSCSFRKFDLIKIPCDHAMAVLRLKHGDDYGLRVYDYSLPVYKVEEYLFAYSESINVVPLESEWRVPEEFLDVNIITPFVVTKLRRKKIKCVKGVGETFKSKRRNKCSLCKRPELKRTTCNNNKS